The sequence ACAGCCGAGTTCACAGTCTCGGTCATCGAGCGCTGATTGTAGCGCTGTTCGTCGATTCTGGCGTTGTGCGCGTGGTCGTAAGGTGCGAAGATACGATGTTTGATGAGCGGGCGAATCCCGAGGTTACGAAGGGATTCGCGGAGCGATTG comes from Haloarcula rubripromontorii and encodes:
- a CDS encoding transposase produces the protein QSLRESLRNLGIRPLIKHRIFAPYDHAHNARIDEQRYNQRSMTETVNSAVKRSLGFAVRARTWFREFREIALMCVVYNIKRAVKQ